A single genomic interval of Chryseobacterium paludis harbors:
- a CDS encoding BtrH N-terminal domain-containing protein, translated as MKLNFEHHQTAHCENGVASNLLLYKGIKLSEPMIFGIGSGLFFVYLPFLKVNFAPGFSYRPMPGAIFSKAAKRLGIKIKRQKFSNPKDAQLALEKNLQNNIPTGLQVGVFNLTYFPEEYKFHFNAHNLVVYGKEDGKFLISDPVMNYVTTLSEAELEKVRYAKGALPPKGHMYYPVYIPENINVEEAIKKGIKDTCKNMLAPVPLIGVRAMRWVAKSIPKWADKKGTKVTNHYLGQLIRMQEEIGTGGGGFRFIYGAFLQEAAEILKNDQLRELSKEITAIGDLWRDFAVDIARVYKNRNSKSNIYQELSKSMLHIADLEEAFYKKLRKAI; from the coding sequence ATGAAATTGAATTTTGAACACCATCAAACTGCCCATTGCGAAAACGGTGTTGCCTCTAATTTATTACTCTACAAAGGTATAAAACTAAGTGAACCTATGATTTTTGGAATAGGTTCAGGGTTATTTTTTGTGTATTTGCCTTTCTTAAAAGTAAATTTTGCACCTGGTTTTAGCTATCGCCCAATGCCCGGAGCTATTTTCAGTAAGGCAGCAAAAAGATTGGGTATTAAAATTAAAAGACAAAAGTTTTCTAATCCTAAAGATGCACAATTAGCATTAGAAAAGAACTTACAAAATAATATTCCCACCGGACTTCAGGTTGGGGTTTTTAATCTCACTTATTTTCCGGAAGAGTACAAATTCCATTTCAATGCTCATAATCTGGTAGTTTATGGAAAAGAGGATGGGAAGTTCTTAATCAGTGATCCTGTTATGAATTATGTAACGACCCTTTCTGAGGCAGAGCTTGAAAAAGTAAGATATGCGAAAGGGGCATTACCTCCAAAAGGTCATATGTACTACCCTGTTTATATTCCTGAAAACATAAATGTAGAAGAGGCGATAAAAAAAGGAATAAAAGATACCTGTAAAAATATGCTTGCTCCCGTTCCTCTTATTGGAGTAAGGGCCATGAGATGGGTGGCGAAAAGCATTCCAAAATGGGCCGATAAAAAAGGAACGAAAGTTACCAATCACTATCTGGGACAGTTAATAAGAATGCAGGAAGAGATAGGAACCGGAGGCGGAGGTTTCAGGTTTATTTATGGTGCATTTTTGCAGGAAGCAGCAGAGATTCTTAAAAACGATCAATTAAGGGAACTCTCAAAAGAAATTACTGCAATCGGAGATCTTTGGCGTGACTTTGCAGTGGATATTGCCCGGGTTTATAAGAACAGAAATTCGAAAAGCAATATTTATCAGGAGCTTTCAAAATCAATGCTACATATTGCGGACCTGGAAGAAGCTTTCTATAAAAAATTAAGAAAAGCGATCTAA
- a CDS encoding helix-turn-helix domain-containing protein, translated as MKKQDLPQDESNLKSANMTEVVYVTDENDNYTTANSIGWEAKKLALDESMALINERIEEARQNVADQIASPIIYFMELNKMDLSVLSAYVGIWQWRVKRHTKPKVFKTLSDTVLKKYADAFEITVSELKNFDGK; from the coding sequence ATGAAAAAGCAAGATCTCCCACAAGATGAAAGTAATCTGAAATCAGCGAACATGACCGAGGTAGTATATGTTACTGATGAAAATGATAATTATACAACAGCCAACAGCATTGGCTGGGAAGCGAAGAAATTGGCTTTAGACGAATCTATGGCTCTCATTAATGAGAGAATAGAAGAAGCCAGACAAAATGTTGCTGATCAAATAGCAAGTCCTATTATTTATTTTATGGAATTAAATAAAATGGACCTGAGTGTACTTTCTGCCTACGTTGGAATATGGCAATGGCGGGTAAAAAGACATACTAAACCAAAAGTATTTAAAACACTAAGTGATACTGTGCTGAAAAAATATGCTGATGCATTTGAAATCACAGTATCGGAATTAAAGAATTTCGATGGAAAATAA
- a CDS encoding ABC transporter ATP-binding protein → MADHIIEIKNLYKKYKHAEEFSVNDISLNIEKNEIYGILGPNGAGKTTLISMLSGLIKPTSGQFKINGLSPQKDSFKIKQIIGIVPQEYALYPTLTAKENLMFFGSLYGLKHKKLHKAIDESLELMGLSKFADKKVEQFSGGMKRRCNLIAGTLHNPKVLFLDEPTVGVDVQSKKVIIDFLQELNKNGTCIIYTSHHLSEAEEFCTKIAIIDKGKIHAVGTPEELVSQISSAENLEDVFISLTGKELRDVVV, encoded by the coding sequence ATGGCAGACCATATTATTGAGATTAAAAATCTATATAAAAAGTATAAGCATGCAGAAGAATTTTCTGTAAATGACATCTCATTGAATATTGAAAAAAATGAGATCTACGGAATATTAGGGCCAAACGGAGCTGGTAAGACAACTTTGATTTCTATGCTTTCAGGATTGATAAAACCAACATCAGGGCAATTTAAAATCAATGGTCTATCTCCTCAAAAAGACAGCTTTAAAATAAAACAGATTATTGGTATTGTTCCACAGGAATATGCACTTTATCCTACTCTTACGGCTAAAGAAAATCTGATGTTTTTCGGAAGTTTATATGGTTTAAAACATAAAAAACTTCATAAAGCCATTGATGAATCATTAGAATTAATGGGTTTGTCAAAGTTTGCAGATAAAAAAGTAGAGCAATTTTCGGGAGGAATGAAGCGTCGTTGCAATCTTATTGCCGGAACTCTACACAATCCAAAAGTACTTTTCCTGGATGAACCAACAGTGGGTGTTGATGTTCAGTCTAAAAAAGTAATCATCGATTTCCTTCAGGAACTCAATAAAAATGGAACCTGCATTATTTACACTTCCCATCACCTTTCTGAAGCGGAAGAATTTTGTACAAAGATTGCGATTATAGATAAAGGGAAAATCCACGCTGTCGGAACCCCGGAAGAACTCGTATCACAAATATCCAGTGCTGAAAACCTGGAAGATGTTTTTATTTCATTAACCGGAAAAGAATTAAGAGATGTTGTTGTATAA
- a CDS encoding beta-ketoacyl-[acyl-carrier-protein] synthase family protein, which produces MGHKIAITGMGIISSIGNNVEENFTSLQSGKHGISDIQLFETRHAGKIKTGEIKRSNEELVQQLQLNEDNNVTRTSLLGMVAAKEAVESAGISDINAYKTGFISSTSVGGMDITEKYFYNYEDFPEKQKYIDSHDAGNSSLAIADFLGLKGMVSTISTACSSAANAIMMGAKLIKNGVLDRVIVGGTDSLSKFTLNGFNTLMILTDSYNTPFDQNRKGLNLGEAAAFLVLESDELVKKENKKVLAYLSGYGNANDAHHQTASSENGQGAYLAMQQALHVSKLQQEQIDYINVHGTATPNNDLSEGIAMIRIFGEGNVPEFSSTKAFTGHTLAAAAGIEAVYSILAMQHSLIFPNLNFKNKMEEFDLTPVTELKKKNIDHVLSNSFGFGGNCSTLIFSKS; this is translated from the coding sequence ATGGGTCATAAAATTGCCATAACAGGAATGGGCATTATTTCTTCTATCGGTAACAATGTAGAAGAAAATTTCACCTCTTTACAATCTGGTAAGCATGGTATTTCAGATATTCAGTTATTTGAGACCCGTCATGCCGGAAAAATAAAAACGGGTGAAATAAAACGTTCTAATGAAGAACTTGTACAACAGCTTCAATTAAATGAAGACAACAATGTAACAAGAACCTCTTTATTAGGAATGGTTGCTGCAAAAGAAGCTGTAGAAAGTGCTGGGATTTCAGATATTAATGCCTACAAAACAGGTTTCATCTCTTCCACAAGTGTAGGAGGAATGGATATCACCGAAAAATATTTCTATAACTACGAAGACTTTCCTGAAAAGCAAAAATATATCGATTCTCATGATGCAGGAAATTCCTCATTAGCAATTGCAGACTTTCTGGGTCTGAAAGGAATGGTTTCTACCATCAGTACAGCTTGCTCTTCGGCAGCTAACGCGATTATGATGGGAGCAAAACTTATTAAAAATGGGGTTTTGGATCGGGTGATTGTCGGTGGAACAGATTCACTTTCAAAGTTTACTCTGAACGGATTTAATACCCTGATGATCCTCACTGATTCCTATAACACTCCTTTCGATCAAAATAGAAAAGGATTAAATTTAGGTGAGGCTGCCGCTTTTCTGGTACTGGAATCCGACGAATTAGTAAAAAAGGAAAATAAAAAAGTGCTGGCTTACCTTTCCGGATATGGAAATGCAAATGATGCTCATCATCAAACCGCGTCTTCAGAAAATGGACAGGGAGCATACTTAGCAATGCAACAGGCATTACATGTTTCCAAACTTCAACAAGAACAGATTGATTATATTAATGTTCATGGAACGGCAACCCCCAATAATGACCTGTCAGAAGGAATTGCTATGATCCGGATTTTTGGAGAAGGAAACGTCCCTGAATTTAGTTCTACAAAGGCATTCACAGGGCATACCCTGGCTGCCGCTGCAGGAATTGAGGCCGTGTATTCTATTCTGGCTATGCAACACAGCCTTATTTTTCCAAATTTGAACTTCAAAAATAAAATGGAAGAATTTGATTTAACTCCGGTCACAGAGCTTAAGAAGAAAAACATCGATCATGTGCTGTCCAATTCATTTGGGTTTGGAGGAAACTGTTCAACCTTAATCTTCTCAAAATCATGA
- a CDS encoding acyl-CoA thioesterase encodes MQSKEKNISVSEEIRVRFNETDPLGIVWHGHYIVYFEDGREAFGREHGLSYLDIQEAGYLTPIVKSTCEHFLPLKYGETFRIETTFVNSVAAKLIFKYELFNHENKLVCSGETIQVFLDSDGNLCLYNPVFFQNWKDKMGLL; translated from the coding sequence ATGCAGTCTAAAGAAAAAAACATTAGCGTTTCTGAGGAAATCAGAGTAAGATTCAATGAAACAGATCCTTTAGGAATTGTCTGGCACGGGCATTATATTGTCTATTTTGAGGATGGAAGAGAAGCATTTGGAAGAGAACATGGACTGTCTTATCTGGATATTCAGGAAGCGGGTTACTTAACTCCTATCGTCAAAAGTACTTGTGAGCATTTTCTACCTTTAAAATATGGAGAAACTTTCAGGATCGAAACTACCTTCGTTAATTCAGTTGCAGCAAAATTAATTTTCAAATATGAATTGTTTAACCATGAAAATAAACTGGTTTGCAGTGGTGAGACCATTCAGGTGTTTTTAGATTCTGATGGGAATTTATGTCTGTATAATCCAGTGTTTTTTCAGAACTGGAAGGATAAAATGGGACTTTTATGA
- a CDS encoding phosphopantetheine-binding protein produces MENLKSELKHKIIEVLNLEDISVEEIKDTDPLFGGGLGLDSIDALELIVLLDKDYGIKLADPKKGKEIFQSIDTMAKFIEENRTK; encoded by the coding sequence ATGGAAAATTTAAAATCAGAATTAAAACACAAAATCATAGAAGTTCTTAACCTTGAAGACATTTCAGTGGAGGAAATCAAAGACACAGATCCATTATTTGGAGGGGGATTAGGACTGGACTCTATTGATGCTTTAGAGCTGATTGTTCTTCTTGACAAAGACTACGGAATAAAATTAGCTGATCCAAAGAAAGGAAAAGAAATTTTTCAATCGATCGATACGATGGCAAAATTCATCGAAGAAAACAGAACAAAATAA
- a CDS encoding ABC transporter permease, translated as MLLYKLWRSFVKEILLLKRDIGGIVIIFVMPLLLIVTITLIQDSTFKNLEGSKIPIIFIDQDKSEVSQNIKKELENSKTFQLLTNYDEKSAQDAVFSGKYQMAIVIPKNLTKDLNSNIESKVQTIVSSFGLEADSASIKKHVSKAKEIHLYFDPATNAGFKNSVMNSVNKMVFEIENKKIYKAFQDQLGTTENMAENQNLISFKEITPSKGNVEIIPNSVQHNVPAWTLFAIFFIVVPLSINLVKEKSQGTSVRARVSPTPYYIHILGKTCTYLIICMIQFLLMVAVGMYLFPYMDLPAFDVSGKMFHLIIVTLFAGLAAIGFGVLLGTIANTQEQSAPFGATSVVVLAAIGGIWVPVFLMPEFMQHVAKFSPMNWGLNAYYDIILRNSGVTDIAKELILLFLFYIAMVTISIFYERKQNAV; from the coding sequence ATGTTGTTGTATAAATTGTGGCGAAGCTTTGTAAAAGAAATTCTTTTATTAAAAAGAGATATCGGAGGTATCGTCATTATTTTTGTAATGCCTTTATTGTTGATTGTAACAATCACCTTAATTCAGGATTCTACATTTAAAAATCTTGAAGGTTCAAAAATCCCTATTATTTTCATTGATCAGGATAAATCTGAAGTTTCCCAAAATATAAAAAAGGAGCTTGAAAACAGTAAAACTTTCCAGTTACTAACGAATTACGATGAAAAATCTGCTCAGGATGCCGTTTTTTCAGGAAAGTATCAGATGGCTATTGTTATTCCTAAAAACTTAACAAAAGATCTAAATTCCAATATCGAATCTAAGGTTCAGACCATTGTCAGCTCTTTTGGATTAGAAGCGGATTCTGCATCTATTAAAAAACACGTTTCAAAAGCTAAAGAAATTCATTTGTATTTTGATCCAGCTACCAATGCGGGTTTCAAAAACTCAGTAATGAATTCTGTAAATAAAATGGTTTTTGAGATTGAAAACAAAAAGATATACAAAGCTTTTCAGGATCAATTAGGAACCACCGAAAACATGGCGGAAAACCAAAATCTGATCAGCTTTAAGGAAATCACACCCTCAAAAGGAAATGTCGAAATCATTCCGAATTCTGTTCAGCATAATGTTCCTGCCTGGACACTTTTTGCAATCTTCTTCATTGTAGTTCCTCTTTCTATTAATTTAGTTAAAGAAAAAAGCCAGGGCACAAGCGTAAGAGCCAGAGTGAGTCCTACTCCCTATTACATTCATATTTTGGGCAAAACATGCACTTACCTTATCATCTGTATGATACAGTTCTTACTCATGGTAGCAGTTGGAATGTATCTTTTCCCTTATATGGATCTGCCGGCTTTTGATGTTTCAGGAAAAATGTTTCATCTTATTATTGTAACATTATTTGCTGGATTGGCAGCTATTGGTTTTGGTGTTTTATTGGGAACAATTGCCAACACTCAGGAACAGTCTGCCCCTTTTGGCGCCACTTCTGTTGTCGTATTAGCGGCCATAGGAGGAATTTGGGTTCCTGTTTTTCTGATGCCTGAATTCATGCAGCATGTTGCAAAGTTCTCCCCTATGAACTGGGGATTAAATGCTTATTATGATATTATTCTAAGAAATAGTGGAGTTACTGATATAGCTAAAGAACTCATTTTATTATTTTTATTTTATATCGCAATGGTCACAATTTCTATTTTTTACGAAAGGAAACAAAATGCAGTCTAA
- a CDS encoding beta-ketoacyl synthase N-terminal-like domain-containing protein produces the protein MMKEIYITDYNCVTPLGMNVTDNWNALLQNQSGVALHKIIKNQEAFYASILDTEKLEEAFNKNFSDQNFTRLEKMFLLCLKPLVEKHNITHDTAFILSTTKGNISLLKNQSSLPEGVFLSALAQKIADFFGFKTKPIVVSNACVSGVMALAVAKNLIQAGKYKDAFVIAGDEITEFVISGFNSFQAIGAEPCKPYDKNRNGINIGEATAAAYITGEKTENEKFRFKVTGDSAINDANHISGPSRTGDGLYASIKNAMTEAKVSANDIDFISAHGTATLYNDEMEAIAFNRMGLQNTPLNSMKGFYGHCLGASGLLESIISMESAQHSILIPSKNFEEMGVSLPLNIIEEKQPATIKYILKTASGFGGCNAAIVLEKC, from the coding sequence ATGATGAAAGAAATCTATATTACAGACTATAACTGTGTCACTCCACTTGGAATGAATGTAACGGATAATTGGAATGCTCTACTACAAAACCAATCTGGAGTAGCACTGCACAAAATTATTAAAAATCAGGAGGCTTTTTATGCTTCAATACTAGATACAGAAAAATTAGAAGAAGCATTTAATAAGAACTTTTCCGATCAAAATTTTACGAGATTAGAAAAAATGTTTTTGTTATGCCTAAAACCTTTGGTTGAAAAACATAACATTACACATGATACTGCTTTTATTTTGTCTACTACAAAGGGGAATATCAGTTTACTGAAAAATCAATCTTCTTTACCGGAAGGAGTTTTCCTTTCTGCATTAGCGCAAAAAATTGCTGATTTTTTTGGATTTAAAACTAAACCCATTGTAGTTTCTAACGCTTGTGTTTCCGGAGTAATGGCTCTTGCTGTTGCTAAAAATTTAATTCAAGCTGGGAAATATAAAGATGCTTTTGTCATCGCTGGAGATGAAATCACTGAATTTGTAATTTCAGGTTTCAATTCTTTTCAGGCTATAGGAGCAGAACCTTGCAAACCATATGATAAAAACCGTAACGGAATAAATATTGGTGAAGCAACAGCTGCAGCTTATATTACAGGAGAGAAAACTGAAAACGAAAAATTTAGGTTTAAAGTTACAGGAGATTCTGCTATCAATGATGCCAATCATATTTCTGGCCCATCAAGAACTGGAGACGGATTGTATGCAAGTATTAAAAATGCAATGACAGAAGCTAAAGTGAGTGCAAACGACATTGACTTTATTTCTGCACATGGAACGGCAACATTATATAATGATGAAATGGAGGCTATTGCATTTAACAGAATGGGATTACAGAATACACCTTTAAATAGTATGAAAGGATTCTATGGACATTGCTTAGGGGCGTCCGGTTTATTAGAAAGCATTATTTCTATGGAGAGTGCTCAACACAGCATTCTGATTCCGTCTAAAAATTTTGAAGAAATGGGAGTTTCCCTACCTTTGAATATTATAGAAGAAAAGCAACCTGCAACCATCAAATATATTTTGAAAACGGCGTCTGGCTTTGGAGGTTGTAATGCAGCAATTGTCTTAGAAAAATGTTAA
- a CDS encoding 3-oxoacyl-ACP synthase, with protein sequence MKKDATCTIENSTITVNGNIIFESRDTAFQEFAKEAYKSLDMNYPKFHKMDSLSKLAFLSAEMLLKDRDNNGTALVFANKSSSLDTDFKYQDSINSENNYFPSPAVFVYTLPNICVGEISIRHQMQTENAFFVLDEFDEKFLTDYATQILQTKKAEKVLCGWVELYQESYKAFVYLLTL encoded by the coding sequence ATGAAGAAAGACGCTACTTGTACTATAGAAAATTCAACCATCACGGTTAACGGAAATATTATTTTTGAAAGCAGGGATACAGCATTCCAGGAGTTTGCAAAAGAAGCTTATAAAAGTCTTGATATGAATTATCCCAAATTTCATAAAATGGACTCCTTAAGCAAATTGGCTTTTTTGTCTGCTGAAATGCTGTTGAAAGATCGGGACAACAATGGTACTGCATTGGTTTTTGCTAATAAATCCTCCAGCCTAGATACTGATTTTAAATATCAGGACAGCATTAACTCTGAGAATAACTACTTTCCAAGTCCGGCTGTTTTTGTTTATACGCTACCCAATATCTGCGTAGGGGAGATAAGTATCAGACATCAAATGCAAACTGAAAATGCTTTTTTTGTTTTGGACGAATTTGACGAAAAATTTTTAACCGATTATGCCACCCAAATCTTACAGACTAAAAAGGCAGAAAAGGTATTATGTGGCTGGGTAGAACTATATCAGGAAAGTTATAAAGCTTTTGTATATTTGCTAACCTTGTGA